Genomic segment of Hylaeus volcanicus isolate JK05 chromosome 6, UHH_iyHylVolc1.0_haploid, whole genome shotgun sequence:
CGCATCCTTTTCCGCCAATCGTTGCTCGTTAAGTTGCAAACGAGCGCAGAAAAGGAGTCTGTCCGGTAAATTTAGCGCACGATGAACTGGTCGCGAGGGCATCCCGTGGAACGTTTATTGAATTACCATCCGTGGCGTGCAGGGCTGAGTTGCGGCTAATGAAATCGTTGGGAGGATTAATTATGAAATCCGAGGGTGGGAGGAGGGGGTGGCTAACATCGACGCTGGAtggatatatattttattaacgagtATCATTGATAGAAACATAGTTGAATCGATCGATATTACATTTGGCGCGTACGatggtattaaataatttggcTTTGAACTAGAGTTGGgactatttgaataatttgataCGTATTATTTTGTAAGTGCTCGAATGGTTCGATTAAGTTCGATAGTTTAGTTATATAAACGCTGTCAGACAAAACAGTTGAGTATACgttgcgaaagaaacttttggccTCTTGGGTGaacctaatattattcaagAGGAATCTATTTCTTAAAACATTGGAGTAGTACATTTATCCATTTGATCTTAAAGTaccctttttcttctttgttccTGTATGTATCAAAGGTAAtcgatattgttttattaagcatctgttttattcgttatttattatataaacgaCATATTGAACGTTGAAGAGTATTGTCctctttaaataaagaaataacatTCTTGCATAGAAAACAATATGGTAGAATAACCGAAAGGTATAGAAGTTCTGCGTGGAACACATATGTATGTAGTAAATAATGTTACAATCTAATAAGTTGATCTAATAAAATCTATATACAAATGTTGGTAATGGTAGTATCGTTATGtagtaataatacataatacatagGCCTCATTGTTCAATGCTGCAGGCATTTTTCAGTgttctattaattaatcgttcaAGTTGAAATCAAAAGATGTAAACAtcataaattcttattatttgactccgaattttatacatttatgccGTACActaatatggaaaacatagaacatgtatgtaaaatatattctattaactattataataagattaattaatattcgttttgcataagtgcaaaacattttcgttatgtttaatatatatttgtcgTATTCGCTTGtatcataaatgaataaaattcgcagtttacttatcataataaataaaaaataggcAGCTTTCGATTTGTTATTTGCTATATAAAACTTACAATTcgattcataaaattaaattaaatctctCATTGAATGATCGTAAGTTTATCTGAGTAGTTGGTTGATCGAATACACATAACAAATGAATAGCTACATTATTCGTCATCTCTTATTCGGGTAGTATTTTATCTAGGTCTGACTGATTCTACGCTGAATGTCCGTGTAGATGTCTGGTGCAGAATAAGCTTGAAAACCTAATGTTAGTCTCCGAGTTCGGATTCAGGAGTCAGTATTGTAGCTCTCGCAGATGTAGTAAAAAGTGATCGTAAACAGTCAATTAATTTGGACATCCGGATCTTCTAGTCGATCTTGCGAGAGATGTCTATGAAGAAGTTCAGCGTAGAATCACTTTGAAGAACCAGTATCCTTCGTGAAAATGTAGTTCGCTTGCTCGTCTCATTTTCTGGACTCCAAAACGAACATTTGACTGTTCGTGGTCTTGTCTGCGTTTAGTCGTCGACGTCTGATTCTGGATGCCAGGAGAGGGACGAACAAATTGGGATCCGGTTCACGCGCGTTCTTGTGGAATATCCTCTTCGCAGCCAAGCTCGTTAAATATCCGACAACCAACGTGATGAACAACCCCATGGGGCTGTACCACATGTATGAAATGCGGTACAGGTAAAACTTCGGAGTGGTACTACAAATCAGAATTTAATCgttgaaatatacatatgtacaccACCGTTCAGAAATATATGGACACTTACCACctataatgaataattattagggtgaaccaaaagttcgtgcattttttatgttgtttcagtttgtgcaattttttgaaggcATTCAATTTATACTATATACAAgtgttatatatcattttgtaacttttgaaaagctctttcatatttaattattagctacattAATTCATTGATcgcttaatttttgttcgttttagtaaaatcatggaaaattttgaaatttgagtaCTTTTACGTCACTACTGAAAGCAAAAGTTTAAAGCtatcgaatataattttttctttgctgCTTCAGTAGCTTCAAACTCTTGCTTCCAGTAGTGacgtaaaagtactcgaatctcaaaattttctatgattttactaaaacgaaaaaaaaattaaacgatcaataaattaatgtggCTAAAagttaaatatgaatttaatttatataaagtaatttgaatgacttcaaaaaattgcacaaactgaaacaatgTAAATAACGCGCAAACTCGTTCACCCTAATATTATACACCATAATTGTCAATTcgcataaatttaatattattcaaatgtatAAGTAATATATCATCTATAGGATTTGAAGTTAATTTCTATCTGTGCGCTGTTTGACGTAAACAAAACTTCATTCAGTAtcatttttctacaaaatgAGTCTctaagaaggaaagaaaaattttaaatttattttgtctgtGAAGAGATATTGATTAACTTTAGACGTTATAGATAATACGTTACTTAtacgattaaataatgaaaattgtataaggaatttgctaataaataaattaacattcgagtcaaaaaattctatacaatCGATATGTTTTTAGAAACGTACATGAACGACACACAAAAAACTGTTTCAAAACCAGTGTAAACCCCTGCTTTTAAATTTCCCTCCTTTCAGCTGTAggatcaaataaaaaatgtgtcgATAATTTGGACGATTACCTCCTGTTgctaatttgaataaaattatgaaccggcacaaatatttcattcagaCCTCGCATTGTCTACGATACCGAACAGCACAGCAATTTACATACTCCCATTACTTAATCATTCAGTCTAAACCACGACTACGACTCGTAATGCATAACTTGGGCCAAAACGTGCCACTACGAGCTTGACTCGCAGTTGTCAGTCTCAGACAGTATAATGACGCAGGTTAACCATACGAGGGGCTAAGTGAACGAAGACTGTCGGGTTAGAATGAATCGTCGAAGGATACGGACGGCGTAATAGCACGAGGAGATCATTTCCTGTGACCGTTTTCTCGTTACACTCTTCATCTCTATGGATGACGCGATTACGGCGGCGCGTGCCGCGAAAACTTTCAACGTAGAAAGTAAAAAGCATGATCACGTTGTCGAAGTCTCGCGAAAAGAGAggatattatttgtaacatgTAACGACGGAACGCGGCACGGATTATCAAAGGATTTAATCGTCGGTTTATTAACGCGTAATTAGCGTTGGCTACCAATCGTGGGAAACGATGAATAGTAAGTTGATCGGTTATGAGAAAGCGGCGTAGCGGAAAGAAATCGGGAAGCAATTTCTGCTTCTCTTAACTGATTATTTTCTACCACGGGATAACTACACGCCCATGATAGCGCGGTGttggtagaaaaaaaaacacgataaCGTATCCTAGACCGATCTTGgtgtaatttatattccaaTTATGGATCCGGGCGCCGTTTAACTTTATCGACCGTAGAaatctttcgttttcgataaATTTGCGTCTGGTCCATATATTGATCATGGGTAGAAGGAAGGCCTCGAAAAACGTATCGTGTTTAGAATCGGCGCCTTTCCTGGCCGAGCTTTCCGCGAATATTTTGCGGCAATAACGCTGCGAGTAGATAGACTGGTCACACGTGCGTATAATTTCCTTATTGGAAAGGAAATATCGTTCGACGAAACGGGCAACGTTTCTAAAAGTGGCTGCAAGTGTGCATGTTTATGATCGTGAAATCTTCTATATGGGGTAATTGCGAAAACTGCTTATTACAAGCGAATTTATTGAGAATGATAAGCGTTATGTTTGATGTTTTTATGCCTTTGCACGGACTTTCTATAGGTGCACTGTCGGTCATAAGAATTAGAACACCTGCTACACTTGTACAAAATGAGATATTTATCGCaggataacattttttttgcgTTTATTCTgtgaatgtaattaaaattacatactgtaaatatttattatatgtatggTCGATTTAGAACTTtatgacattttatttattaaaatggtGTATAAAATCGTTACTAAGCGTCTGTTTAAGTTTCACTGTGAAAGTCTCCTCGTGCAACAAAATGAGACAAAAATCAAAAGCAGACTTATGGAAACATTTACAAtcaaaattgtgaaaaaaattGCTCGTAAGAAAACTTACTCGGTGAACGTTGGAAGTTTGCCGTAATTAGCCAGAAGGATATTTCTGTCGCAGCCAGCAATGGACAGCGGAAGATTCGGTGCCTTTAAGCCATACTTTCCAATCATCGACCAAAAGCAAATTATCAACGCGGTAATCGTTCCCACAATGGCTCCCGTCTCGTTCGCGCTTTCGAAGAACATCCCCAGTGTGAAGATGCCAAGGAGAGGCCCGGCAATCGCCCCAGTGATTCCAACTGCTGCTTCAACCATGTTTTCTATCGCTTTGCACAAGTAGGCCAGAGCCAAGCAAACGAAACCGTTTGCCACGACGAGCACTTTGCCGATCAGCGTTGCTCTTTCATCGGGGATGTGCACGCCAAGCTTGTTGCACACGGGTTTCACGTAATCCTCCAACTCTACTGCGGCTAGGGAATTCAACGCGGCGGATATGGTGCTGAGGCTTGCGCTAAAGACACCCGCGATAAAGAGACCAGCCGTGCCTGGGAATCGTGACATCTTATTGGCCGCGAAGAAGGGCACTATTTTGTCGAAGGATGAGATCTGACCGGACTTGAATGGATCACAGTCCTTGTAAATGGCGTAGAGTACCAGGCCAGAGAACGCTGTCAGACTTCCCAGCGACAAAGTGATCGGACCGCTCAGTATAAGCGCGTTTTGCGCCGCCTTCGTGCTCCTGGGTGATGTAAAATGACAGTCAAGATTCTAGGTATacaattaacacattcgcgaccggatattttacgttttcaaTATAGAGTATtgaggaaaataataaaatactgaaGCCAGACACCGAAAACTTGTATtattagggcgaagataaaaattacaatatattaggggggccgaaaagtaatcaaaatgtcttcgacttggaaaagtctttcattgaaaaatcgaaggacttttttaaaaagggaatcgaacaGCTGCTTTTATACTGGCaaaaagtgttagaaaatgatggaaactatattttgttgattagtatttaagatttctttaataaacaaatgttttccgccagcaaaaaaaaattttgattctttttcGGTCTCCctaatatgttttgaaataacaatgttgtaaatatgtaatgtataatagaaaaagattttcatagtTTGTTCATAaacaggaatagaatttgaagtatGTATGTTAAGGAATGTGTTAAGGATTCGAATTTGCCTTTTTACCACAGAGTGTATCGGAGAATATACAAGGTGTGTTGGTAATTGTGATACAACCGGCAATGCGTGATTCCTCGAATAAAACTGAATCGAAAATATAGTAGAAAGTGTTTTTATACGaggttttattttcgatgaaattatttttgcacaTTCGTTAAGTACCCGTGCACTTGTACAGGGCGTATCGCAAATCACGATACGGCCGGAAAGGAGGCGATTCCATGTATAAAACTGACTGTGGGTCGAATATATAAGTTTGTGCATACGAGGCTTTCGATGAAATCgagttggaatatttactagtGAGTCattacagaaaaatagaaaaaatgaaaatgttacacACAACAATTGCTTACAAACGCAAGCAGGAGTGGGAGTTGTGAGCTGGGTTgaacaaacaaattataattattttatattttcgattcaGGGTGGAATTATCCCCTTGTCTGTTATACTACGAACAGCGTCACATCCAATATTAGAAGAGTAtagaagaatatgaaaaaggAAGTTAAAGCAATTCGAcaggaaggaaggaaaataGTGGACACATCGCAGAATAAATACATTAGACGAACCCTAGGAGTAAACTGGAGGACACTGTGTTGGGAAAGAGAAAGCGAGAGAGAAGATGAGGATGGCGAGAAAAAGAAGGGCGATGGAGTGTGAAGAGATGATAGGCTGTAGGGGAGGTAGTGGTCTTGAAAGAAGATATAGAAATAAagttagaagaaaaaagagaaaaaatatagttcCTATGGAAGATGCATTGGAAGGATTTATTACACTTGCATACATTTCCGACTACCAGTTTATGATCGACCCAaaacaatcaaataaaatgtagttATCAATCGTACTCTGTCAACACTCAATGAACTCAATGAATACATATGTATCAATCAGCACTCAATGAATACATATGTACACCTCCGttcagaagtatgtggacacttaatagaaataaatatctaataaaagtaacgaatctattaatatcaattacatcgtttacgtttcgatatgtttatgttgcattaacaaatacattttattaatagtttctttttgaTATCATattagtaatgataaaaaacagttcagttttctttttattaatgtatctACCGTGTgttcttaaaatttctttaaccaACCTTGGATACTATTACTTTCTTCGTTGtgtaaatttttagttaaatgAAAGAAGAGTAACAGAATTAGGTTAAGTACATACTTTGCGGCGAGTAAACGCTGCACCTGAACCTGGTTCACGGCGTAGAGGGACAAGAATAGGGTCGTCCCTCCGATCAGCATACACCACCACGTGTGTCGTATCGTAGGATCGAATCTGAAACTAAAGGCAAACGAGTCCTCGTGCAAATCTCTTGGATCTAATCGGGTTCTTACTCGAAGAAATCGATTCGTCCGCCCTTCTGAGCGATACTCCACACGTTGGACAAGCCTCCGTCGAGGACGCTACTCGCAACCCCGAGAACGCTAGCAAGTGCAGCGAACATCAGTATTCCTTGAAACACATCCGTGATCAACACAGCCTTGATACCACCTACGGTCGAGTAGAAGGTACAGATCAGACCGATCAGCAGGACGCTCATGTCGCCCGACAGACCAGTCGTTGCCTCTAGGGCCAATGAAGGCGCGAAGAGTACTACTGCGGTATACAGTATCAATTGCAGGAAGTTGGTGAGGCTCGTCAACAATCGTGCTTTAACTCCGAATCGTTTCTCCAGGTACTAGAAGAACCAGAGATTATGTAATCGAGCGTTATTTCTGTGTGACATTGAATAGTACAATTAactctttcattttcactGTAGTCATATGATTACAAATTTAGAattatcaaatgaaataatgatttcatctgtattttctaatttctttttttaaatcatgtATTGCATgttttgttacatatttatacacattACGATAAAAGAGAATACATTGTCTTTATTGACACGTATTaccatacattttttacaacgGCAAGATCAAAGGCAGAAGAAATGTTCCTTGTCGTGTTCAAAAACTTTGCCCTACACATTCATCTACACATTTGCAAGGAAAACAATTCGgtaaatttcttcaaacaattcggaaatttcttcattataaatagtatttataaatcgGTCGTTTGTCATTTAATGCAGATGTATAGAGATTAGTAATTGGctaataacttttaaataatttgataatgaaagggttaacgaaagGGGCTAATGGCACTAATTTGGATAGCTTCGTGGGCGAGGAGTTACGTTACAGTTTAAAGTAGAGAACCGATGATGAGCACCGATTTATTACTCGTCCAATTACCTCGTAGACGCTTATGATCTTCAGCTCGGAGAAGACTGGAAGGTAGAAATATATGATGATCGGTGTACCAATGAAACCGCCTAAGTATAACAGGGTGAATTGCGTGCCGTGGGAGTAAGTTTCGGCGCTGATTCCGAGCAGGGTGATCGCCGACATGAAAGAGACCGTCAGAGCGATCGACAGAGGAATGGCGCCCATCGATCGATTGGCGGAGAAGTATTCCTGTTGATGAGGAATCATAGGTTTTGTTAAAAGTAACTTATTCGTGCGATACTTAAGACGACTACTTAAGACGCTTTCACATTTGCTACCCAATAAAACACGGTTGCTTcaaaccctttatttactagCGACACTTATAAGTCCCGTCATTTTTCTCGTGGTActctattaattaaacgctttgaaacctattgtgactttcaagttcacttctatgaagttcgtttttaattgttgaatgGTAGCACAAGATTTTCGTTTGGAAGTTTGTTAGAGACAACTCTATAAGATGATATAAGATTAAGATGAACGCCTAGATtctaaaaactttaaaaacttCAGTAAATAACGGGTTAAGGAATGACGGGTGCTTGCGAGGCCTAAGAAAGCACTTATTCTCgattgatatattttataatcagtGTTTTTCTATTCGAAAGATATAAGCTTGAAgacataatataaaatttttcaccaaataatatcgaaaatttgttGGAGATATGAGCAATATGCAATATGGACCTCCACAAAACATGGTTTGTAGTGAGCAATGTAATGCAAAATTGGATTATCTGCAATTAAGAATTCCAACGGATTTcttaaaactaattaaaactTAAAAGTAGTATTTAATCATAGCTTCTAGGAAAAAAGTTtacatgttgaattgagtaacttctccttttcgaagtcggttaaaaatattgatttttaaataaatgacacATGTCTAAAGTTAAAAGtcgtacaataaatattcgcaccctCTATGTCTACTAAAAAGTTTGtcttaattaaatgataggtttgatgtttccaaataaatttttcattataaatatgtacacgtgtaagtttatttatgtacacatTTGTACTAAGACATTTAGTTGGGAACatcagacaaatttcttcaacgaacattgagggtacgaatacttataaaaCTGGCTGTACAAATGTATACGTGTCAACATTTTATGTTGAGGCTTAAAACTCtgtcatttttaattggatcGACTTAAAATTTACtggaaatattcttgaaatgtgTAGTTCAAGAAGATATCAAAAGCGAAAAGTGCCATTTTTTGACATTTCTGAGTACCCCTCATTCCTTAAGATTTTTATCCGCATCCTCAAAATCTAACTTAATCCAATTACTAACATTCATCAATTGTGGTTTTAAAGGGACAGTATGATCTGCGACCAATCTGTTTACAACACAGCCgggtaaaatttaatttgaataatgggTAACGAATAAGACATAGCTATAGCAAGATATAGCAATTAATTCGAgacatttattcgattgaatagttaaaatttcattcgttcaaGCTAGTTTCTATAAACAGTTATTCATCCTTTGTTCGTTACTTGTATAGTTTAtccaaataagaattttgctaTTTCCGCGATGgtgaaattaatcgatcgatcgacggaaGGATTTCATCGACACCTTCGATCCTCCAAGACAATCTCTTCCGATGGACCGCGGAGAacgcgaaaatattgttctcGCTCTTTACCCGGCATTGTTATTATCACCTATTACTCGTTGCCATCAGGAGTATGAGTAGACACTTTTCGCGCGGGCCCAGCTCGATTCGTAACAACGTTTCAACGTTAATTAATGTTCCCCGGTCAGTCTTTGAATCGCTCTCGGGTAACCCGATAAATTAATACCGGCCGATAGTTGGCAATTTGTGTCGATAGCAATATTTATCGCTGCGGCTAGATCGATCGGACCGATAACGGTGAAAGATCTCCTTCGAGCACGGGCTCCGTGATCTAAGAACGTGCCAACCTGGCTCCGATTCGAACGCCGTTTATCGAGGATATTGGATTGCGCTTGTCTATGTAGACTCGATCGTCCgtgtcgaaattaattttccaggGCTTAACCTCGGCTGTTCGTTGTCTGCCGCCGGTGAATCGGTAGTAAAGCCCAATGCCGGACGAGATCGACAGCATTACACCGATGACAAGATAATCCGGCCATTGGAGCGTCGATGCGCTGTTACCCTTGGTCTGCGCCTGCAAACGAATCCTCTTTTCTGATACCCCATCGTCTAAATTGTTGGTTGGCTGTTCGCTTAAGTCTGGTTAACTGACAATCAACTATTAGTGCAACGTCACTTCTCGTGATACGCTGTTTCGTAGACCCGATCATCGTCGACAAACGGCAAGGCGTTAAATCGATCGAGATCAAGAAACGTAATGGATGGTTGGACTATCGAAATGGTGGTGACTTGATGAATCGTTGAACAGCTTCGATCTAATTATTGCGgggaaaaaacgaaaattctggAAGGAAATTGTGAGTCGCATTCGAGGTGGATAATTCAGTGGGCCTTCGAGAGACATGTGACAAAGCAAAAGCTACTCGATACCGCCCAGATTCTACTTATAGATGGTACTGTAGCTCCCTTTCAAGATAAagagtttctttcgtttctgttttcttAGAACCTGATTACCTATACCTCAATTTGGGATTCAATAtggatgttttatttatttttattagctacaaaaatgaaaatggatcAAACCGGGCCTTCTGTTGGCTGTTTTATGAGCGAAATCGTTAAAATACGTACACGATGTTCAACTACATTGCATTAGATCTTGCAagcattcaatttttgtacattacGTGTCAAATACCAAACTTGTACAGGCCTGTGGGAACTTAATGCGTTTATAATTTAAGCGAATAGTATCAAACGAAGAACTTGAAGTACTCATATGGGCACCAGAATCAGTGAACGTAAATCCACTACAGCGTCGTTAGGGTTTATTTAGAAACCCTCGAGAGCACTCAAGAGCCAGAGCGAAATGTTCCTTATCGTGACTGGTACTTGACCTCGAAAAATAGATGGCTACAGTAAATTATGGCTGTACTCGTGTTACCACTGGATTAACTTGCTAGGAAATgataaacgataaaattgaaaaaagcaAATTGTAACTGTTACTCcacgaatttaaatttgtctcaCTCGAATGTTTgacaaatttctaataatattgaatGCCGATTTATCGTGAAAGTCAAGTTAAATTACTTcatcaattttgttaatcGTTATTAACTGGTCGTAAACTAGACGCGTAGAATGTATAACGGTAATGACTGTCTTTCTTGTTGatcttcgaatgaaaataatttgcagaACTTATGACGACGGAAGCTACGGAGGTGAGTGtcagtttatttaaatatttttatggaaaaaggTACTCACGTCCATTTTATGGAATCCAATTGTACATGTACGATACCATCGACTCGTGACTCACGAAAAATTCGATATCGCGAACTCGTTTCTTCCTGAATTGTCCCACGGTGACTAGGTGTAAAAGCTGCTGGACACAGTTCGAAAAAGAGGGAAAATTAAATCCTGATGGCACAGAGATGGCAGACTAACAATTGGAAGGAACGATCCTCTCAAGACTGCATCGCCTTTCGTGTTTAACGAACGAGTGTCGTCGGTTTGACGCGCAGAAAGAGGCGACGAAAAAACATTCCGTTACATAAAGGTTGGCTCAGCATCTTTGCTGTCGAAGACACGCAAAGCGTGGGCATTTtagttacaaaaatgttaGGAAATCCAGGAATATTCAGGTAAACGGCTGAAAGTGACAAGAAGACGAAAACATCAAAGAGGAAAGATTCTAAAAGTCTTACAGgttctctttttaaatttaatattctaccTTCTAcctcataaatattattttacctttcgaaaggaaattattctttggttatttatatgtttatggATTAACTAGTACTCGAAACGTGTTCGAA
This window contains:
- the LOC128878669 gene encoding putative sodium-dependent multivitamin transporter gives rise to the protein MDAQTKGNSASTLQWPDYLVIGVMLSISSGIGLYYRFTGGRQRTAEEYFSANRSMGAIPLSIALTVSFMSAITLLGISAETYSHGTQFTLLYLGGFIGTPIIIYFYLPVFSELKIISVYEYLEKRFGVKARLLTSLTNFLQLILYTAVVLFAPSLALEATTGLSGDMSVLLIGLICTFYSTVGGIKAVLITDVFQGILMFAALASVLGVASSVLDGGLSNVWSIAQKGGRIDFFDFRFDPTIRHTWWCMLIGGTTLFLSLYAVNQVQVQRLLAAKSTKAAQNALILSGPITLSLGSLTAFSGLVLYAIYKDCDPFKSGQISSFDKIVPFFAANKMSRFPGTAGLFIAGVFSASLSTISAALNSLAAVELEDYVKPVCNKLGVHIPDERATLIGKVLVVANGFVCLALAYLCKAIENMVEAAVGITGAIAGPLLGIFTLGMFFESANETGAIVGTITALIICFWSMIGKYGLKAPNLPLSIAGCDRNILLANYGKLPTFTDTTPKFYLYRISYMWYSPMGLFITLVVGYLTSLAAKRIFHKNAREPDPNLFVPLLASRIRRRRLNADKTTNSQMFVLESRK